TCATGTGCAACCTCTTTTGTTTCATCGTcgattatttttaaaactcCTTTGTTTACCCTTAAACTCAACCAATTGTCTTTAGTGATATTGCGTAAAATCTGCttcatatcatcatcaatttctgTTTCTGCTGGAACTTTTTTCATCACCTCTAAGGATTTCTCTCCGTATTCATCTCTATGTTCAAGTAaacttttaataaaatttggCTTATCTAAGCTATAGCTTACCAAAAACTCCCATAGATCTGAATCATTACTATCGATTACAAATGAAATAGCAAGAGATGGGTCATTTAGCTTATCGATTATTAACGAAAGCGCCTTCTTGGTTTCGCCAATTTTGCCCCACAGATATATTAGCTCCTGGTAATGCACACCTTTGCTTTCACATACTTCAATCGCCCTTTCAATATCATAACCagtatttcttttcaaaaattcaagTAGTTTAGAAGGTTCGTATTTAGAATATAGCTCTACAAGCTTCGTTTCATGTGGGGCGACCAATATAGGTTCAACTGAGGAGAGTTGTTCCAAGTATAGAAAAAGTATCGGCTCTAATTTCGGAGTAAAAAGATGAAGCAGTTTATTCGTTTGAATTGAATTCCTATTCTGTATCAACAATTGAACTGATTTTGAGAATGTTATCTTCACTTCTTCTAATGAaagattttcaatttcactAATATTTCCATTGAATGGAAGTAGAACAATTTCCAGTAATCTATCCATAAAAGTAGCTAGAATGTTTTGACGAATCAATATATCCAATGCCTTTGGATCTTTCAGCTTAATTAAATGATTCACAGCCAgcatatatttcttctcctCCAAATATAAATAGCAAAGAAATTCACAAAATTTCCTATCTAATTCCTCTTTATACTGGCACTTTTCTTCCAATAGTTCTTCAAACTCAACTGAAGAATAGAAATCAATTGGCCAAGACTGCAAGTAATGGGAAAACTTTTCatagttattattttccaaataataCTTTAATACTTTGTCATATATTTCCGGCTTCAATTTTGGATCCTGGGGAAGAAAAGGAGCTACAATGTCAACATGGTTGGTTTCCAGAAATCTACCAATCATATTTTGCCATCCATctattgaaaaatctttGAAGGCAGGATCATCTATGGCATTCCATTCAATACTACTAAATATGAGGTTCATAATATTACCCGCTTCAGTCCAATTGTTATCGTTTATAAGCTGTTCAATGCATTTTAACCCAGTCTTTAATCTATCCACTTCATTCAgaacaaatttggaaatttcCCACGCCTTAAAATAGTGACCATTATCCATAAACCAGGTATATCTGTCCTTCAAGGACAGTTCTTTTACTAAAATAGCATCATTTGAACTGATTAGATAGTATTCTGGAGTGTTTGAGCCGATATACTTTCCCAAGTGATAGTCTTTTAAAGTCAAGTTCTGAAAATTATTAGATACAACTTCATCGTTGTGAATTTCCTCTCCCGTTAGCATATCTATGACCTTTAACTGTGGAGgttccatttttgaaggGGAAGGATTGAGACCAAGTAACAAGAGTTGATCATCTTTAAACGATGCGATACCAGCAATAAGGCAATCTAACTTGAAATGTGCTTCTAACTTGATTTTCTTATCGGGTATCCCCCTCAGACTTGACGCAGCTGTCGTGAGGATGGACCCTAGATGTTTTTGCTTTTCGACAGATGTATTTAAAGAAACTTTAAATGCCCAAACATATACGCCCCAGCAAACAATAATTGTATTCACTTCCGGAAAATGAACCCTGGGCCAATAGAGGTCAGGACGGACAGATGAATCTTTAGAAAATGCAACATTCAACAGCTTCATTTTGGTAGAAATACTGTAAAAAGTTATCCCATTATCGttcatccaaaacaaaatatcatccaaGATGTAGATACCAACTATTGCACCATGGTCTTTATCGACTCGTGTATCAACCCTGCTCCCCATCCAATTTCGCTGTGACACTATGACTTCACCGGCCATTCCACCTGAAATAAAGATCTTTGTACTCTTGTAGCTTTGATCAAGAACAACAGCATGAACTGGCCTCTTGAAATCAAACGCTATAATATCAGACTGATCTGTTATAGAGCCAATGACAACAGTACCATCGATTGAAGCCGTAGCAAAATATTCACCATCACTCTGTATA
This Eremothecium cymbalariae DBVPG#7215 chromosome 5, complete sequence DNA region includes the following protein-coding sequences:
- the VPS41 gene encoding Vps41p (similar to Ashbya gossypii AGR149W) yields the protein MEPPMLKYTRITKLPKNFFNRDSISACLFHDKLFAFATHSGILHLTTPNFSPIRTFKCHRSSILSIQSDGEYFATASIDGTVVIGSITDQSDIIAFDFKRPVHAVVLDQSYKSTKIFISGGMAGEVIVSQRNWMGSRVDTRVDKDHGAIVGIYILDDILFWMNDNGITFYSISTKMKLLNVAFSKDSSVRPDLYWPRVHFPEVNTIIVCWGVYVWAFKVSLNTSVEKQKHLGSILTTAASSLRGIPDKKIKLEAHFKLDCLIAGIASFKDDQLLLLGLNPSPSKMEPPQLKVIDMLTGEEIHNDEVVSNNFQNLTLKDYHLGKYIGSNTPEYYLISSNDAILVKELSLKDRYTWFMDNGHYFKAWEISKFVLNEVDRLKTGLKCIEQLINDNNWTEAGNIMNLIFSSIEWNAIDDPAFKDFSIDGWQNMIGRFLETNHVDIVAPFLPQDPKLKPEIYDKVLKYYLENNNYEKFSHYLQSWPIDFYSSVEFEELLEEKCQYKEELDRKFCEFLCYLYLEEKKYMLAVNHLIKLKDPKALDILIRQNILATFMDRLLEIVLLPFNGNISEIENLSLEEVKITFSKSVQLLIQNRNSIQTNKLLHLFTPKLEPILFLYLEQLSSVEPILVAPHETKLVELYSKYEPSKLLEFLKRNTGYDIERAIEVCESKGVHYQELIYLWGKIGETKKALSLIIDKLNDPSLAISFVIDSNDSDLWEFLVSYSLDKPNFIKSLLEHRDEYGEKSLEVMKKVPAETEIDDDMKQILRNITKDNWLSLRVNKGVLKIIDDETKEVAHEFLKIRRLGKLFDKGN